In Microbacterium laevaniformans, a single window of DNA contains:
- a CDS encoding IS110 family RNA-guided transposase, with product MPDLNLPAWPVFAGIDWGGENHQLCVVAPDGKRLLETRVSHDVAGLHQLDLHLNGFGRQVPIAIERSEGLLVEHLQATGHAVFPVSPRISARARERYKVAAVKDDRFDAFVLADTLRFDHAHWRPLSVPSPLLAEIRALTRDRDRLLETQQATESQLRMILEAYHPAPVRLFSSVDRQITLSFVTDYPTPANASRVKTTRMAGFLSRHHYTGRVPAQTLADRMRQNLLSGSPGTVAGKSFSALAFTQVLQLLNTQLAEYDDAIAAATAEHPDALIFASFPGIGPVLTAVLLAEIGEDRARFPQPEVLLAEAGLAPVTRSSGRSRSVRFRYAANSRLREATMWWAFNSIKMSPWAAAAFRDARDQKGQRYHRALRGLAARWTRILWRCWTNHETYDPARHGSAALITAA from the coding sequence ATGCCAGACCTCAACTTGCCAGCGTGGCCGGTATTCGCCGGCATCGACTGGGGCGGTGAGAACCACCAGCTCTGCGTTGTCGCGCCCGACGGGAAGCGGCTACTTGAGACACGTGTCAGTCACGACGTCGCCGGGCTCCACCAACTCGACCTGCATCTGAACGGCTTCGGGCGGCAGGTCCCGATCGCGATCGAACGCTCCGAAGGTCTCCTCGTCGAGCACCTTCAAGCGACCGGGCATGCGGTGTTCCCCGTGTCTCCGCGGATCTCCGCGAGGGCGCGGGAGCGTTACAAGGTCGCTGCGGTCAAGGACGACCGGTTCGACGCGTTCGTACTCGCCGACACGCTCCGCTTCGACCATGCGCACTGGCGCCCGCTGTCAGTCCCGTCACCGCTGCTCGCCGAGATCAGGGCACTCACACGCGACCGGGACCGGCTCCTCGAGACGCAGCAGGCGACGGAGAGTCAGTTGCGGATGATCCTCGAGGCCTACCACCCCGCACCCGTTCGGTTGTTCTCGTCCGTCGACCGGCAGATCACGCTGTCGTTCGTAACGGACTATCCGACACCGGCGAACGCGTCCCGGGTGAAGACCACCAGGATGGCAGGGTTCCTTTCCCGACACCACTACACCGGCAGAGTCCCCGCGCAGACCCTCGCGGACCGGATGAGACAGAACCTGCTCTCCGGCTCGCCAGGAACGGTCGCGGGCAAGAGCTTCTCCGCTCTCGCATTCACCCAGGTGCTGCAGCTTTTGAACACGCAGCTCGCCGAGTACGACGACGCAATCGCCGCAGCCACCGCGGAGCACCCGGACGCCCTGATCTTCGCCAGCTTTCCCGGCATCGGCCCCGTGCTCACTGCGGTGCTGCTCGCCGAGATCGGTGAAGACCGCGCAAGGTTCCCGCAACCTGAAGTGCTCCTCGCCGAAGCCGGCCTCGCCCCGGTCACCCGCTCGTCGGGCAGGTCCCGGTCGGTCAGGTTCCGCTACGCCGCGAACAGCCGCCTCCGAGAAGCAACCATGTGGTGGGCGTTCAACTCCATCAAGATGTCACCCTGGGCGGCCGCCGCGTTCCGCGACGCCCGGGACCAGAAAGGCCAGCGCTACCACCGCGCTCTCCGCGGACTCGCCGCACGCTGGACCCGCATCCTCTGGCGCTGCTGGACCAACCACGAAACCTACGACCCCGCCCGCCACGGCTCAGCCGCACTGATCACCGCCGCCTGA
- a CDS encoding excinuclease ABC subunit UvrA, with translation MDDPSSVSTHVQPDVRVRGAREHNLKDVDLTVPRDAMVVFTGVSGSGKSSLAFGTLYAESQRRYLESVAPYARRLIDQAGVPDVDSITGMPPAVALQQQRGGRSARSSVGSITTLSSVVRMLYSRAGEYRDGQPMLYAEDFSANTVQGACPECHGIGRVYAVTEERMVPDPSLTIRERAIASWPTAWHGHQLRDVLVALGYDVDVPWRDLPKKDRDWILYTDETPFVPVHSRLTLAEARRAIRAGIEPSYSGTFVGARRYVLDTFANTKSASMKRRVAQFMSAAVCPVCHGKRLKPEALTVTFEGLDIAEFSALPLRELAALLESVVAESDRGGETSGAVVDVATGREAVEQRVAAGGSARSAAPDVRRTPNQSVEKRAAAARLGAELLDRLRPIIDLGLGYLSLGRTTPTLSGGELQRLRLATQLTSELFGVVYVLDEPSAGLHPHDVTALLGILDGLKQRGNSLFVVEHSVDVMRHADWLVDIGPGAGERGGRVIYSGPTDGLAEVDESVTRGYVFGGSGLPPRQPRAAHDWLQLEHVTRNNLRDVSVALPLGTLTAVTGVSGSGKSSLVSQVLPALIGARQGDAPRVEEESADADALLLTDESDELGGSVEGDLTTVRRVVSIDQKPIGRTPRSNVATYTGLFDHVRRRFAETPEARTRGYKPGRFSFNVAGGRCPTCEGEGSVMVELLFLPSVYTVCPDCHGTRYQSSTLEITWRGRNIAEILAMSVEEAHEFFAGEYDVMRSLTSLVDVGLGYLRLGQPATELSGGEAQRVKLATELQRAQRGDTLYVLDEPTSGLHCADADRLVTHLQTLVDAGNTVVMVELDMRVVGAADYVIDLGPGAGDNGGTVVASGTPAEVAASRNSASAPYLAAALAEAATLRSGA, from the coding sequence ATGGATGACCCTTCCTCAGTGTCCACCCACGTCCAGCCCGATGTCCGGGTGCGTGGTGCCCGCGAACACAACCTCAAGGACGTCGATCTCACGGTTCCGCGTGACGCGATGGTTGTGTTCACGGGCGTGTCCGGATCCGGGAAGTCCTCCTTGGCTTTCGGCACGTTGTACGCGGAGTCGCAGCGGCGCTACTTGGAGTCAGTTGCCCCGTACGCGCGGCGACTGATCGACCAGGCGGGTGTCCCCGACGTCGACTCCATCACTGGGATGCCGCCCGCAGTCGCCTTGCAGCAGCAGCGCGGAGGGCGCAGCGCGCGCTCCTCTGTAGGCAGCATCACCACGCTGTCGAGTGTGGTTCGGATGCTCTATTCGCGAGCCGGTGAATACAGAGATGGTCAGCCGATGCTCTACGCCGAGGACTTCTCCGCGAACACCGTGCAGGGCGCGTGCCCCGAGTGCCACGGCATCGGCAGAGTGTACGCGGTGACCGAGGAGCGGATGGTGCCCGATCCCTCACTCACCATCCGGGAGCGCGCCATCGCATCGTGGCCGACCGCCTGGCACGGCCACCAGTTGCGGGACGTGCTCGTCGCGCTCGGCTATGACGTCGACGTACCGTGGAGGGATCTGCCGAAGAAGGATCGGGACTGGATCCTCTATACCGACGAGACCCCCTTCGTTCCCGTCCACTCTCGACTCACGCTCGCTGAGGCGCGCCGGGCAATCCGAGCAGGAATCGAACCGAGCTACTCGGGCACCTTCGTCGGCGCGCGGAGGTACGTGCTCGACACTTTCGCGAACACGAAGAGCGCGTCTATGAAGCGCCGCGTAGCCCAGTTTATGAGCGCGGCGGTCTGCCCGGTGTGCCATGGGAAGCGGCTCAAACCCGAAGCACTGACGGTGACGTTCGAAGGACTCGATATCGCGGAATTTTCAGCCTTGCCACTGCGTGAATTGGCTGCGCTCCTCGAGTCCGTCGTCGCCGAGTCTGACCGGGGGGGCGAGACCTCCGGCGCCGTGGTAGACGTCGCGACTGGACGTGAAGCCGTCGAGCAGCGCGTTGCTGCTGGCGGCTCCGCGCGCTCCGCTGCGCCGGATGTCCGTCGCACACCGAATCAGTCTGTCGAGAAGCGCGCCGCGGCAGCCCGCCTGGGCGCAGAATTGCTGGACCGCCTGCGCCCCATCATCGATCTCGGACTCGGTTACCTCTCGCTAGGTCGCACTACGCCGACACTGTCCGGAGGGGAGCTACAACGACTTCGACTCGCCACGCAGCTCACGTCGGAACTGTTCGGTGTTGTCTACGTCCTCGACGAACCGTCAGCCGGTCTCCATCCGCACGACGTCACCGCGCTGCTGGGTATCCTCGACGGGCTGAAGCAGCGCGGCAACAGCCTCTTCGTCGTGGAGCATTCCGTCGACGTCATGCGGCACGCGGACTGGCTGGTCGACATCGGCCCCGGAGCCGGAGAACGCGGCGGGCGCGTGATCTACAGCGGACCCACGGACGGCCTCGCGGAGGTCGACGAGTCGGTGACGCGCGGCTACGTCTTCGGGGGCAGCGGCCTTCCACCGCGCCAGCCCCGCGCCGCCCACGACTGGTTGCAGCTGGAGCACGTCACTCGCAACAACCTGCGGGATGTATCTGTGGCGCTACCGCTCGGAACGCTCACGGCTGTCACTGGCGTGTCAGGGTCGGGGAAGTCCAGCCTTGTCAGTCAAGTCCTGCCCGCCCTCATCGGCGCCAGGCAAGGAGACGCCCCTCGCGTCGAGGAGGAAAGCGCTGACGCCGACGCCCTGCTCCTCACTGACGAGTCCGACGAACTCGGAGGGTCGGTCGAGGGCGATCTCACGACCGTCCGGCGTGTGGTGAGCATCGACCAGAAGCCCATCGGCCGCACGCCCCGCTCCAACGTCGCGACCTACACAGGACTCTTCGATCATGTGCGGCGCCGGTTCGCCGAGACGCCGGAAGCTCGGACACGCGGATACAAGCCCGGCCGGTTCTCCTTCAATGTCGCAGGCGGCCGCTGCCCGACCTGTGAGGGTGAAGGCTCCGTGATGGTCGAGCTGCTCTTCCTGCCCTCGGTCTATACCGTGTGTCCCGACTGCCATGGCACCCGCTATCAATCGAGCACCCTGGAGATCACCTGGCGAGGGCGCAACATCGCGGAAATCCTCGCGATGAGCGTCGAAGAGGCTCACGAGTTCTTCGCCGGCGAGTACGATGTGATGCGCTCCCTCACCTCGCTGGTCGATGTCGGGCTCGGTTATCTGCGCTTGGGACAGCCGGCCACAGAGCTCTCGGGTGGGGAGGCGCAGCGTGTGAAGCTGGCCACCGAACTGCAACGAGCGCAGCGCGGCGACACTCTGTACGTGCTCGATGAGCCGACCTCCGGATTGCACTGTGCCGACGCAGACCGTCTAGTTACCCACCTTCAGACTCTCGTCGATGCGGGCAACACGGTCGTGATGGTGGAACTCGACATGCGAGTGGTCGGCGCAGCCGACTACGTCATCGATCTCGGGCCGGGAGCCGGCGACAACGGCGGCACAGTGGTCGCGTCCGGAACGCCAGCAGAGGTCGCCGCGTCGAGAAACAGCGCTTCAGCACCGTATCTCGCCGCCGCCCTCGCCGAGGCCGCGACGCTAAGGTCAGGGGCATAA
- a CDS encoding putative quinol monooxygenase, with amino-acid sequence MSVTKGLLVRLEALPGKEDEVQEFLGIGRGLVEEEPSTIAWFAIRLGPSSFGIFDVFPDDAGRDAHLSGAVAAALGEQTGKLFSEPTIEKLDVLASKLPA; translated from the coding sequence ATGAGCGTGACGAAGGGACTGCTTGTCAGGCTGGAGGCCCTGCCCGGCAAGGAAGACGAGGTCCAGGAATTCCTCGGCATCGGGCGAGGACTCGTTGAGGAGGAACCGTCCACCATCGCGTGGTTCGCGATCCGTCTCGGCCCGTCCTCCTTCGGGATCTTCGACGTGTTCCCCGATGACGCCGGCCGCGACGCGCACCTGTCCGGCGCAGTTGCTGCCGCTCTCGGCGAGCAGACCGGCAAACTGTTCAGCGAGCCGACGATCGAGAAGCTCGACGTCCTGGCCTCGAAGCTCCCCGCCTGA
- a CDS encoding type 1 glutamine amidotransferase domain-containing protein, with product MAETLQGKRVAVLAADGVERVELEKPREALEQAGAQTEVLSIHDGEIQARENDLDAAGTFTVDGLVADASVAHYDALLLPGGTVNPDQLRIDPDAVSFVREFVESGKPVAAICHGPWTLIEAGVVKGRTLTSFPSIRTDLRNAGADVVDQDVVVDGNLITSRSPDDLPAFCDTIVANFASNSTQDEVTS from the coding sequence ATGGCCGAGACGCTGCAGGGCAAGAGAGTCGCCGTCCTCGCTGCCGACGGGGTCGAGCGAGTCGAGCTCGAGAAGCCCCGCGAGGCGCTGGAGCAGGCTGGTGCACAGACCGAGGTTCTGTCGATCCATGACGGTGAGATTCAGGCCCGTGAGAACGATCTGGATGCAGCAGGCACGTTCACCGTCGACGGGTTGGTCGCGGACGCCTCTGTCGCCCACTATGACGCCCTGCTTCTCCCGGGCGGCACGGTGAACCCCGACCAACTCCGGATTGATCCCGACGCGGTCTCCTTCGTCCGCGAGTTCGTCGAAAGCGGCAAACCCGTTGCGGCGATCTGTCACGGGCCGTGGACGCTGATCGAGGCGGGTGTGGTCAAAGGTCGCACCTTGACATCCTTCCCGAGCATCCGCACCGACCTGCGCAACGCCGGTGCGGACGTCGTCGACCAGGATGTCGTGGTGGACGGGAACCTGATCACCAGCCGCTCGCCCGATGACCTGCCTGCGTTCTGCGATACGATCGTGGCGAATTTTGCGAGCAATTCAACCCAGGACGAGGTGACGTCATGA
- a CDS encoding glutathione-independent formaldehyde dehydrogenase: MKAVVYEGPRQVSTKDVPDAKIERPTDVLVRVTTTNICGSDLHMYEGRTSFEVGRTFGHENMGEVIEVGSGVEKVRVGDRVVLPFNISCGFCKNCERGLTNYCLTTQPEPSFAGAAYGFADMGPYGGGQAELLRVPFGDHNALRLGEDAEEKENDYVMLSDIFPTGYHATEMAGVVPGDSVVIAGAGPVGLMAALSAMIKGAAKVMVVDRHPDRLALAEQIGAIAIDDSKVDPVQAVLDETMGLGADRGCECVGYQAHDPQGNEDTAATLNMLINAVRFTGGIGTVGVFVPQDPGAKDDLAKQGKAAIDFGTHWFKGQTMGTGQAPVKRYNRQLRDLIAAGKATPSWIVSHEISLDQAADAYKNFDARSKGWTKVLIKPGMSTEKKGN, translated from the coding sequence ATGAAAGCAGTGGTGTACGAGGGACCCCGTCAGGTCAGCACGAAGGACGTCCCGGACGCGAAGATCGAGCGCCCCACCGATGTCCTGGTCAGGGTGACGACGACGAACATCTGCGGCTCGGACCTCCACATGTACGAGGGGCGGACGTCCTTCGAAGTAGGCCGGACGTTCGGTCACGAGAACATGGGGGAGGTCATCGAGGTCGGTAGTGGTGTGGAGAAGGTCAGGGTCGGAGACCGGGTTGTTCTCCCGTTCAACATCTCGTGCGGATTCTGTAAGAACTGCGAACGCGGCCTGACCAACTACTGCCTCACCACCCAGCCCGAACCATCATTCGCCGGTGCGGCCTACGGGTTCGCCGACATGGGTCCCTACGGCGGTGGCCAAGCGGAACTGCTCCGCGTGCCTTTCGGTGACCACAACGCGCTGCGCCTGGGCGAGGATGCGGAGGAGAAGGAGAACGACTACGTCATGCTCTCCGACATCTTCCCCACCGGCTACCACGCCACCGAGATGGCCGGCGTGGTCCCGGGCGACAGCGTTGTCATCGCCGGGGCGGGTCCGGTCGGGCTCATGGCCGCCCTGTCCGCGATGATCAAGGGCGCCGCGAAGGTGATGGTGGTCGATCGTCACCCTGACCGGCTCGCGTTGGCCGAGCAGATCGGCGCGATCGCCATCGACGACTCCAAGGTCGATCCCGTGCAAGCCGTCCTCGACGAGACGATGGGGCTGGGAGCTGATCGTGGCTGCGAATGCGTGGGTTACCAGGCCCACGATCCTCAAGGCAACGAGGACACCGCCGCCACGCTGAACATGCTCATCAACGCGGTCCGTTTCACCGGAGGAATCGGCACCGTCGGCGTGTTCGTCCCCCAGGACCCCGGAGCCAAGGACGACCTCGCCAAGCAGGGAAAGGCGGCCATCGACTTCGGAACGCATTGGTTCAAGGGGCAGACCATGGGAACCGGTCAGGCCCCGGTCAAGCGGTACAACCGCCAGCTGCGGGACTTGATCGCGGCCGGCAAGGCGACCCCTTCCTGGATCGTCTCCCACGAGATCTCGCTGGACCAGGCTGCCGACGCCTACAAGAACTTCGACGCCCGGTCCAAGGGTTGGACCAAGGTTCTCATCAAGCCCGGGATGTCGACTGAGAAGAAGGGAAACTGA
- a CDS encoding ArnT family glycosyltransferase, which yields MTALPASAASAFSPVHTPATTRRRMGTPWHWSLLVMAVAAAILTAWGVGGSMSDYYASIALSMSRSWPNFLFGSFDPAGTITLDKIPGSFWIPALTVRIFGFSPAAVIIPNALAAAIAAVVTAITARRWAGITSGLVGGAVVATTPILVAVARSNQPETFFVLALALTAWAATHALRRASFGWLVLAGVFIAAGFQTYMLEAWAVWPALAVAYLCTRQPWWRRVWHVAVSAALSLVLSLGWIIAVSLVPASDRPYIGSTLTNNPWETVFGYNGLGRFGSTTADSAAYRSFTPPFSGTPSAVRLLNGSLADQIGWLIPTAILAIVILAVLRFRLPLLVFGAVWFVTFAGMFSLVAGMHQFYTASMAIPMALLTGAAFAWARRRGILWAQIALPAVAATTALIISLSVASDRGAAFSLPIAVAQVLVAVAVVAAVVVDHRRAHPRLLTAVVAAIAMLLTPASWAVVTMWSPNSTNPTAAGVASVSGIGGFGGFGPGTGGGAPGATGLGGPGSGASGSGSGTSGPLGAGHPGDGFSRSGGQTGASTDGARERSSGPGTGTRNSGGFAASSGEAGTGAAATVAWLTEHQQGTAYLAATFGAQSAASLILASDGGSFLPIGGFDERDPAPTLAAFQTLIADGKLRYVIAGNGGFGGGGGPSGGLGGTDNASTTAGQIRTWVVANCTEVIDAPMSGLYSCGS from the coding sequence GTGACCGCGCTCCCCGCCTCCGCCGCCTCCGCCTTCTCGCCCGTCCACACCCCCGCGACGACCCGGCGGCGGATGGGCACGCCGTGGCACTGGTCTCTCCTCGTCATGGCAGTCGCGGCCGCGATCCTCACAGCCTGGGGCGTCGGCGGTTCGATGTCCGACTACTACGCATCGATCGCGCTGTCGATGAGCCGCAGCTGGCCGAACTTCCTCTTCGGCTCGTTCGACCCGGCCGGAACGATCACCCTGGACAAGATCCCCGGTTCGTTCTGGATCCCCGCTCTCACCGTGCGCATCTTCGGCTTCTCCCCCGCCGCGGTCATCATTCCCAACGCGCTGGCCGCGGCGATCGCGGCCGTGGTGACCGCGATCACCGCACGGCGATGGGCGGGCATCACCTCGGGCCTCGTCGGCGGGGCGGTCGTCGCCACGACGCCCATCCTGGTCGCGGTCGCGCGCTCCAACCAGCCAGAGACGTTCTTCGTGCTCGCCCTCGCCTTGACGGCGTGGGCAGCGACGCACGCGTTGCGCCGGGCCAGCTTCGGATGGCTGGTACTGGCGGGCGTGTTCATCGCCGCCGGCTTCCAGACCTACATGCTCGAGGCGTGGGCGGTCTGGCCTGCACTCGCCGTCGCCTATCTCTGCACCCGACAGCCGTGGTGGCGCCGGGTCTGGCATGTCGCCGTGTCGGCAGCGCTCAGCCTCGTGCTGTCGTTGGGCTGGATCATCGCGGTCTCGCTCGTTCCGGCATCCGACCGCCCCTATATCGGCAGCACGTTGACGAACAATCCGTGGGAGACGGTGTTCGGCTACAACGGACTCGGCAGGTTCGGCTCCACGACCGCCGACAGCGCGGCCTACCGCTCATTCACTCCGCCGTTCTCGGGAACGCCCTCGGCCGTGCGGCTGCTGAACGGTTCACTGGCCGATCAGATCGGTTGGTTGATCCCGACCGCGATCCTCGCCATCGTGATCCTCGCGGTCCTTCGCTTCCGCCTGCCGTTGCTGGTGTTCGGGGCCGTGTGGTTCGTCACGTTCGCCGGAATGTTCTCGCTCGTGGCCGGAATGCACCAGTTCTACACCGCCTCAATGGCCATCCCGATGGCGCTGCTGACCGGCGCCGCGTTCGCCTGGGCGCGGCGACGCGGCATCCTGTGGGCGCAGATCGCACTCCCGGCTGTCGCGGCCACGACGGCGCTGATCATCAGCCTGAGTGTCGCCTCCGACCGGGGAGCCGCATTCTCACTGCCGATCGCGGTGGCACAGGTTCTCGTCGCCGTCGCCGTGGTGGCAGCCGTCGTGGTGGACCACCGTCGGGCACACCCGCGGCTGCTGACGGCCGTCGTCGCGGCGATCGCCATGCTGCTGACGCCGGCGAGCTGGGCCGTCGTAACGATGTGGTCGCCCAACTCGACCAACCCGACCGCGGCCGGCGTCGCCAGTGTGTCCGGCATCGGCGGGTTCGGAGGGTTCGGACCCGGTACCGGCGGCGGCGCACCGGGAGCAACAGGCCTCGGCGGACCCGGTTCGGGGGCCTCCGGATCCGGGAGCGGTACCTCGGGGCCGCTCGGGGCGGGGCACCCCGGGGACGGGTTCTCGCGGTCCGGCGGACAGACCGGAGCCTCAACCGACGGAGCACGCGAACGTTCCAGCGGGCCGGGCACGGGCACTCGCAACTCCGGCGGTTTCGCCGCTTCGTCCGGCGAGGCGGGCACAGGCGCCGCCGCTACCGTGGCCTGGCTGACGGAGCACCAACAGGGCACCGCGTACCTGGCGGCGACTTTCGGGGCGCAGAGCGCGGCGTCGCTCATCCTGGCCTCGGACGGCGGGTCGTTCCTGCCCATCGGCGGCTTCGACGAGCGTGATCCGGCACCGACGCTCGCGGCATTCCAGACGCTCATCGCCGACGGGAAGCTGCGGTACGTGATCGCCGGCAACGGGGGCTTTGGCGGTGGCGGAGGCCCATCGGGCGGGCTCGGCGGCACCGACAACGCGAGCACCACGGCCGGTCAGATCCGCACGTGGGTCGTGGCGAACTGCACCGAAGTCATTGACGCCCCGATGTCAGGCCTCTACTCCTGCGGCTCCTGA
- the gltX gene encoding glutamate--tRNA ligase has product MSAAIHPRTTTASGTDVRVRFCPSPTGLPHVGMVRTALYNWAYARHTGGKLIFRVEDTDAARDSEESYRQLVDALTWLKIVWDEGVEKGGPHEPYRQSQRRDIYAGVLETLIASGAVYESYSTAEEIDARNEAAGRAKQLGYDNFDRDLTEDQKAAFRAEGREPAWRLRVPDEDLTYVDLIRGEVTFPAGSFPDFVVVRAGGQALYTFTNPVDDALMGITHVIRGEDLMPSTARQLALYGALIEAGVTDFMPRFGHMPLVLGETGNKKLSKRDPQADLFLHRERGFIHEGLLNYLALLGWSIAADRDVFSLEEFVAAFDIVDVNPNPARFDQKKAESINGDHIRMLAAEDFAARLVPYLHAAGLIENPPTAVQQATLDAAAPLVQERMQLLGEAPGLLGFLFRDDVVYEDDALKGLPANAGEVLVASVGALELVPEHGFTAAAVQDALSAALIDGLGLKPRVAYGPLRVAVSGRRVSPPLFESMELLGKAESVRRLGALVQHLG; this is encoded by the coding sequence ATGTCTGCCGCGATCCATCCCCGTACCACCACCGCTTCCGGAACCGACGTCCGCGTACGGTTCTGCCCGTCGCCGACCGGCCTTCCGCACGTCGGCATGGTGCGCACGGCGCTCTACAACTGGGCGTACGCGCGACACACCGGCGGCAAGCTCATCTTCCGCGTCGAAGACACCGACGCCGCTCGCGACAGCGAGGAGAGCTACCGTCAGCTCGTCGACGCGCTCACCTGGCTGAAGATCGTCTGGGACGAGGGCGTCGAGAAGGGCGGCCCGCACGAGCCGTACCGCCAGTCGCAGCGCCGCGACATCTACGCGGGCGTCCTCGAGACCCTGATCGCCTCGGGTGCCGTCTACGAGTCGTACTCGACGGCGGAGGAGATCGATGCGCGCAACGAGGCCGCAGGGCGAGCGAAGCAGCTGGGCTACGACAACTTCGACCGTGACCTCACCGAAGACCAGAAGGCCGCTTTCCGCGCCGAGGGCCGCGAGCCCGCGTGGCGCCTGCGCGTGCCCGATGAGGACCTGACGTACGTCGACCTCATCCGCGGCGAGGTGACGTTCCCTGCCGGCTCCTTCCCCGACTTCGTCGTCGTGCGCGCCGGTGGCCAGGCGCTCTACACCTTCACCAATCCGGTGGACGACGCGCTCATGGGCATCACCCACGTGATCCGCGGCGAGGACCTCATGCCGTCCACCGCGCGCCAGCTCGCGCTCTACGGCGCGCTCATCGAGGCCGGCGTCACGGACTTCATGCCGCGGTTCGGGCACATGCCTCTCGTGCTGGGCGAGACCGGCAACAAGAAGCTGTCCAAGCGCGATCCCCAGGCCGACCTGTTCCTCCATCGTGAGCGCGGCTTCATCCACGAGGGGCTGTTGAACTACCTCGCGCTCCTGGGCTGGTCGATCGCGGCGGATCGGGATGTGTTCTCTCTGGAGGAATTCGTCGCCGCGTTCGACATCGTCGACGTGAACCCCAATCCCGCCCGTTTCGACCAGAAGAAGGCCGAGTCGATCAACGGTGACCACATCCGAATGCTCGCCGCCGAGGACTTTGCCGCCCGGCTCGTTCCGTATCTGCATGCCGCGGGTCTGATCGAGAATCCGCCCACCGCCGTGCAGCAGGCGACACTGGATGCCGCCGCGCCTCTCGTGCAGGAGCGCATGCAGCTGCTCGGTGAGGCGCCCGGGCTGCTGGGCTTCCTGTTCCGCGACGATGTCGTGTACGAAGACGATGCGCTGAAGGGTCTGCCCGCCAATGCGGGAGAGGTACTCGTGGCATCCGTGGGAGCACTCGAGCTGGTACCCGAGCACGGATTCACCGCTGCGGCGGTGCAGGATGCGCTGTCGGCGGCGTTGATCGACGGTCTGGGGCTGAAGCCGCGAGTCGCCTACGGCCCACTCCGGGTTGCCGTCAGCGGACGACGCGTGTCCCCGCCGCTGTTCGAGTCTATGGAGCTGCTGGGCAAGGCAGAGTCGGTGCGTCGCCTCGGCGCGCTGGTTCAGCACCTCGGCTGA
- a CDS encoding LysR family transcriptional regulator, with protein MRNMPCDDVCVKEIAPELDVQSLRTVRAIADTGSITAAAAALGYSQPAISQQLRRLENRLGVALIERVGRGVRLTEAGRVLARHAPAVTHAFDAAAEELAQLRGLRTGVVRLVAFPSASPVLVPRLLATLSASHPGLTLTYVEAEPPEAVEAIREDRADIALTFSYPGDRDDPHGSSARGLTVRSAGRDDLLLVLPGGHAGVADVAALADATWIAGCPRCRGHLLELCGRAGFEPRIGFETDNAVAVEGLVAQGLGVATLPRMAVESFPLLPGVQTSPLPPAEARGLHVVTARDAERVPSVSSVLEMLGRELAAVQSVSA; from the coding sequence ATGAGAAACATGCCATGCGATGATGTGTGCGTGAAGGAGATCGCCCCGGAACTGGACGTCCAGAGCCTGCGTACCGTGCGCGCGATCGCCGACACCGGCTCGATCACAGCGGCCGCCGCCGCTCTGGGATACAGTCAGCCCGCCATCAGCCAGCAGCTGCGGCGTTTGGAGAACCGGCTGGGGGTTGCGCTGATCGAGCGCGTCGGTCGCGGCGTGCGGCTGACGGAGGCCGGCCGCGTGCTCGCCCGTCATGCGCCGGCCGTGACGCACGCCTTCGACGCCGCCGCCGAAGAACTGGCACAGCTGAGGGGGCTGCGCACCGGTGTCGTCCGCCTTGTCGCCTTCCCCTCGGCTTCGCCCGTGCTCGTTCCACGGTTGCTTGCGACGCTGTCCGCCTCTCACCCCGGACTCACGCTCACCTATGTGGAGGCGGAGCCACCGGAGGCGGTGGAAGCGATTCGTGAAGACCGCGCCGACATCGCGCTGACCTTCAGCTACCCGGGGGACCGCGACGACCCGCACGGATCGAGCGCCCGGGGGCTCACCGTACGCAGCGCCGGTCGCGACGACCTGCTGCTCGTGCTGCCCGGAGGCCATGCGGGTGTGGCGGACGTCGCGGCACTCGCCGACGCGACGTGGATCGCCGGTTGCCCTCGCTGTCGCGGCCATCTGCTGGAGCTCTGCGGTCGCGCGGGATTCGAACCGCGCATCGGGTTCGAGACCGACAATGCCGTCGCGGTCGAAGGACTCGTGGCGCAGGGGTTGGGCGTGGCGACGCTGCCGCGGATGGCGGTCGAGTCCTTCCCGTTGCTGCCCGGCGTGCAGACCTCGCCGCTGCCGCCGGCCGAGGCGCGCGGACTCCACGTCGTCACGGCACGCGACGCCGAACGGGTGCCGTCGGTGAGCAGCGTGCTCGAGATGCTCGGGCGGGAACTCGCTGCGGTGCAATCCGTATCAGCCTGA